From one Roseovarius sp. THAF9 genomic stretch:
- a CDS encoding type IV secretion system DNA-binding domain-containing protein: protein MRPNETLDEALDLRTMTPDWYARETRLAHMLPYVSLVADRTVRTRVNELFQCIRLDGVNSYTTDDAYLDKVTALFARIIAQLGPEFSYYIHKVSKAIVPELEPIREDGFAGKVDRLWRAKLKSSGMRDKTLTLTVIHRPPPKSVLPFLNRSAPDRLKEATERRLRRLGEAVNVFLSGLTELNPRVLTAKSGELIGFLGALNTGQELPLYPANTFGFLSFNVANTRVTFHGDHFELSEGVVGHRYGKSFTIGEYSEATSCTMFDMLNLPVDMIVTHSFTPINSNLMAGRIKRQKRQMQASQDAALSLMEALDIAADDLEAKRQSFGEHHMVVTIFCDTLEELQTLSAEIVNAAATEGVKMIGERVAAKAHYLSQHPGNQPKRVRASAITNRNFADFAAFHRTQLGKPAEKTPWGKVITYLPTPEQSAYRFSYHEQGSPDKEPTSGHTLIMGRPGSGKSVLSAFLMTQARRAGARIFVFDYRLGMEMAVRANGGRYASLKAGQPTGLNPLWTETDARGTAWLSDWLATLLYRADKPLTPAQTNRIQEVVRQNAQASNPALRNWRDFASLFVSTDDGGDLHQRLFEWTEEGRYGWIFGQTLEDTFSLEGDVVGFDLTGILDSEAEKERMAVLSYLFRRVEREIEDRRPTIIVIDEAWKALDNAYFAERLSNWLVTARKQNTVAVMMTQYASQLERTRTGKTIVEAVPTQILLPNIRAHAADYAMLNLYEKELDVLLNTGSDSRLALIRDDQGSIVVDADLSALGPNLTILGGMEKGETLVGADYRDRSDFWRLS, encoded by the coding sequence ATGCGCCCTAATGAAACCCTGGACGAAGCGCTCGATCTCCGCACGATGACGCCGGACTGGTATGCACGTGAAACCCGCCTCGCGCATATGCTGCCCTACGTGAGCCTGGTTGCTGACCGCACCGTGCGGACGCGGGTCAACGAGCTTTTCCAGTGCATACGGCTCGATGGGGTCAATAGCTACACGACAGACGATGCCTATCTCGACAAGGTGACGGCGCTCTTTGCCCGGATCATCGCACAACTGGGGCCGGAGTTCAGCTACTACATCCACAAGGTTTCCAAGGCGATCGTGCCGGAACTAGAGCCAATTCGTGAAGACGGCTTTGCGGGCAAGGTGGATCGGCTCTGGCGCGCGAAGCTCAAGAGCAGCGGGATGCGAGACAAAACCTTGACGCTCACCGTCATCCATCGCCCGCCACCCAAGAGCGTCCTGCCCTTCCTGAACCGTAGCGCGCCGGACCGGCTGAAAGAGGCCACCGAGAGGCGTCTGCGTCGTCTGGGCGAGGCCGTGAATGTCTTCCTGTCGGGCCTGACGGAGTTGAACCCGCGCGTGCTTACGGCCAAGTCCGGCGAGTTGATCGGGTTTCTGGGGGCACTCAACACCGGCCAAGAATTGCCGCTCTATCCGGCGAACACCTTCGGCTTCCTGTCTTTTAACGTCGCCAATACCCGCGTGACGTTCCACGGCGACCATTTCGAGCTTTCCGAAGGCGTTGTGGGCCATCGCTACGGCAAGAGTTTCACCATCGGGGAATATTCGGAAGCCACCTCCTGCACCATGTTCGACATGCTGAATCTGCCGGTCGACATGATCGTCACGCACTCCTTCACGCCGATCAATTCGAACCTCATGGCGGGTCGCATCAAGCGGCAAAAACGCCAGATGCAGGCCAGCCAGGACGCGGCTCTCTCGCTCATGGAAGCACTCGACATCGCCGCCGATGATCTCGAGGCCAAGCGGCAGAGCTTCGGCGAGCACCATATGGTCGTAACGATCTTCTGTGACACGCTCGAAGAGTTGCAGACACTCAGCGCCGAGATCGTCAATGCCGCCGCGACTGAGGGCGTGAAGATGATCGGCGAGCGTGTCGCCGCAAAAGCCCACTATCTCAGCCAGCATCCCGGCAACCAGCCCAAGCGCGTGCGCGCCAGTGCGATCACCAACCGCAACTTCGCGGATTTCGCAGCATTTCATCGGACCCAGCTTGGCAAGCCTGCTGAGAAAACCCCCTGGGGCAAGGTCATCACCTATCTGCCCACACCCGAGCAAAGCGCCTATCGGTTTTCCTACCACGAACAAGGATCGCCCGACAAAGAACCGACCAGCGGGCATACACTGATCATGGGACGGCCCGGCTCGGGCAAGTCGGTGCTTTCGGCATTCCTCATGACACAGGCCCGTCGAGCAGGGGCGCGGATCTTCGTCTTCGACTACCGTCTCGGTATGGAGATGGCGGTCCGCGCCAATGGCGGGCGCTATGCGTCCTTGAAAGCCGGCCAGCCCACGGGGCTCAACCCGCTTTGGACAGAGACCGATGCACGCGGCACGGCGTGGCTGTCGGACTGGCTCGCCACCCTGCTCTATCGCGCCGACAAACCGCTCACGCCAGCCCAGACCAATCGCATCCAGGAAGTCGTGCGCCAGAACGCGCAGGCTTCCAACCCAGCCCTGCGGAACTGGCGGGATTTTGCATCGCTCTTCGTCTCCACCGACGATGGTGGCGATCTGCATCAGCGCCTGTTTGAGTGGACCGAAGAGGGTCGCTACGGCTGGATATTCGGCCAGACGTTGGAAGACACGTTCTCGCTGGAAGGCGATGTGGTGGGCTTCGATCTCACCGGCATTCTCGACAGCGAGGCCGAGAAGGAGCGCATGGCCGTCCTCTCCTATCTCTTCCGCCGGGTGGAGCGCGAGATCGAGGACCGTCGCCCCACTATCATCGTGATCGACGAGGCCTGGAAGGCCCTCGATAACGCGTATTTCGCCGAACGGCTGTCGAACTGGCTGGTCACCGCGCGCAAGCAGAACACCGTCGCGGTGATGATGACCCAATACGCCAGTCAGCTCGAGCGCACGCGCACCGGCAAGACCATCGTCGAGGCTGTCCCAACGCAAATCCTGCTTCCGAACATCCGAGCCCATGCCGCCGACTACGCGATGCTGAACCTCTATGAGAAGGAACTCGATGTGCTTCTCAACACCGGCAGCGACAGCCGCCTTGCTCTCATCCGCGACGACCAGGGATCCATCGTCGTTGATGCCGATCTGAGCGCCCTCGGGCCCAATCTCACCATCCTCGGCGGCATGGAAAAAGGTGAAACGCTCGTCGGCGCCGATTACCGCGACCGCTCTGACTTCTGGAGGCTTTCATGA
- a CDS encoding TrbC/VirB2 family protein produces the protein MRHISNVFIASLALFLLIAEPALAQSIDLSPIQSLLQGIVDALTGPLGVVIATLAVLGVFLSWFFNIIDLRQALWVLVGIAGVAAAPTIVAAVFGG, from the coding sequence ATGAGACATATATCTAACGTGTTTATTGCCTCGCTCGCGCTCTTCCTGCTCATTGCAGAACCGGCCCTCGCGCAGAGCATCGACCTCTCGCCGATCCAGAGCCTGCTGCAAGGCATCGTCGATGCGCTGACCGGCCCGCTTGGCGTCGTCATCGCCACGCTCGCTGTGCTGGGCGTCTTCCTAAGCTGGTTCTTCAACATCATCGATCTGCGCCAGGCGCTCTGGGTGCTTGTCGGCATCGCCGGGGTCGCCGCCGCTCCCACCATCGTTGCCGCGGTCTTTGGTGGCTGA
- a CDS encoding lytic transglycosylase domain-containing protein, translating into MVLVMESDGSLTPSRSQDSFARNYNDGIGQGSAADELAILGEDEPAIEPDALRFAALARPAPLPHADVLTAIEATALRYASHPGLRRAELSVRDWLTLYRANIEVESAYRQDAVSSAGAIGLGQLMPATARVLDVDPHDPLQNLDGSARYLAMMLETFGDPRLALAAYNAGPDAVRQYGGIPPYRETQNHVARVMAGVARLEGSNS; encoded by the coding sequence ATGGTACTGGTCATGGAGAGCGATGGCTCTCTGACCCCGTCCCGCTCCCAGGACAGCTTTGCCCGCAATTACAATGACGGCATTGGCCAGGGTTCGGCGGCTGATGAGCTGGCAATCCTCGGTGAAGATGAACCAGCTATTGAACCTGACGCGTTGCGTTTTGCAGCACTCGCCCGTCCGGCACCCCTGCCCCACGCCGATGTTCTCACGGCCATTGAGGCCACCGCACTTCGCTACGCAAGCCATCCCGGGCTGCGCCGCGCGGAGCTCTCGGTTCGCGATTGGCTGACCCTCTACCGCGCCAATATCGAGGTCGAGAGCGCTTACCGGCAGGATGCGGTCTCGAGCGCTGGCGCCATTGGTCTTGGTCAATTGATGCCCGCAACGGCGCGCGTTCTGGACGTCGACCCGCATGACCCACTTCAGAACCTCGACGGGTCTGCCCGCTACCTCGCGATGATGCTGGAAACGTTCGGCGATCCGCGTCTTGCCCTCGCAGCCTATAATGCCGGCCCAGACGCGGTTCGCCAGTACGGCGGCATTCCCCCATACCGAGAAACCCAGAACCACGTGGCCCGTGTCATGGCCGGCGTGGCCCGATTGGAAGGATCAAATTCATGA
- a CDS encoding lytic transglycosylase domain-containing protein — protein MRSRLPHILALCLLPGIALSQGVPTNDSGLTARDIVETGDREVDLAIQSDKLALRELIAEIEREQLETLQRILDAQTSFGGQGLPVMVSGLENGSGDPARSVEAVYGNAEIDPNPGGVQMFGDAAENIEQLIIRVAQETGGFAGVGRAGLSLVQWRALLQALIWQESRFIIGARSPVGAFGLTQIMPGTASDLGINPEYYDSPYLQLHGGARYLATQLNTFDGNIINALAAYNAGPGRVFEYGGVPPFAETQHYVQVIPERYNLYLSRIGGIEALGTIDPALLANANLSITGHGAAFYGSNSPAAIRQAALRIQEIVERISETEDVQESIALNTYARAELVRLVAARIRLQAARTRVLSAEELAQASAHMAEGAFMEFTIREIE, from the coding sequence TTGAGGTCTAGGCTGCCTCATATCCTGGCCCTTTGCCTGCTCCCCGGCATCGCCTTGTCCCAAGGTGTGCCGACCAATGACAGCGGGCTGACCGCACGCGATATCGTCGAGACCGGCGATCGCGAGGTTGACCTCGCCATCCAGTCCGACAAGCTCGCCTTGCGCGAACTCATCGCTGAAATCGAACGCGAGCAGCTGGAAACCCTGCAGCGCATCCTCGATGCCCAGACCAGCTTTGGCGGCCAGGGCCTGCCGGTCATGGTCTCGGGGTTGGAAAACGGCAGCGGTGATCCCGCACGTTCTGTTGAAGCCGTCTATGGAAATGCCGAGATCGATCCCAATCCCGGCGGTGTGCAGATGTTCGGGGATGCGGCAGAAAACATCGAGCAGCTCATCATCCGCGTGGCCCAGGAGACCGGCGGGTTTGCGGGCGTGGGGCGCGCGGGTCTCTCGCTTGTCCAATGGCGCGCCTTGCTGCAGGCGCTCATCTGGCAGGAAAGCCGCTTCATCATCGGCGCGCGCTCTCCGGTCGGTGCCTTTGGCCTCACCCAGATCATGCCGGGCACCGCCAGCGATCTCGGCATCAACCCGGAATACTATGACAGCCCCTACCTGCAGTTGCATGGCGGCGCGCGTTACCTCGCAACGCAACTGAACACCTTCGACGGAAACATCATCAACGCGCTCGCGGCCTACAACGCCGGACCCGGCCGCGTGTTCGAATATGGTGGGGTGCCGCCCTTTGCCGAAACCCAGCATTACGTCCAGGTCATTCCCGAACGCTACAATCTCTACCTGAGCCGCATCGGTGGAATCGAAGCGCTCGGCACGATCGACCCCGCTCTGCTGGCCAATGCCAACCTCTCGATCACCGGGCATGGGGCCGCCTTTTATGGCAGCAACTCGCCCGCCGCGATCCGCCAAGCCGCCCTACGCATCCAAGAAATCGTCGAGCGGATTTCCGAAACCGAAGACGTTCAGGAAAGCATCGCGCTCAATACCTATGCCCGCGCCGAACTCGTACGTCTCGTTGCCGCCCGCATCAGACTTCAGGCAGCACGGACCCGCGTGCTTTCCGCCGAAGAGCTGGCGCAGGCCAGCGCCCACATGGCCGAAGGCGCCTTCATGGAATTCACGATCAGGGAGATTGAATGA
- a CDS encoding type IV secretion system protein VirB3, translated as MAEHSPLFLGLVRPPKLLGLPIMYAMVWLFGSVLLFVWIQHIAILGGAAVLYPVLWKAADWDPRFIDVMMTALQETPPTRNRSIHGGDSYAP; from the coding sequence ATGGCTGAACACTCACCCCTTTTTCTCGGCCTCGTGCGCCCGCCCAAGCTTCTGGGCCTGCCCATCATGTATGCGATGGTCTGGCTTTTCGGCTCGGTGCTTCTCTTCGTCTGGATCCAGCATATCGCGATACTGGGCGGTGCCGCCGTGCTCTATCCCGTGCTTTGGAAAGCCGCGGACTGGGATCCGCGCTTCATCGACGTGATGATGACAGCGTTGCAGGAAACACCACCCACCCGGAATCGCAGTATTCACGGCGGGGACAGCTATGCGCCCTAA